The genomic region AGCACGATTACACGTTGACTTTCAGCATCTTATTCAACGAATAGATCGCCATGAGTTCGAGTGCCACGGCTACGGCGAGCACGGCGTGGCCGATCAGCGTGCTCATCAGGGCTTTCCCCATCGGCGGCTCCATGACCAGAACGAAGAAACCCACCCCGACGGGAAGCGCCTCGAGAACCAGGGCGCCGATCCGTCCCTCCGCCGTCAGCGCGGAGATTTTTCGCTGGATTTGACGCCGTTCTTTAATCGTTTCGGCGAGATGATCGAGAATCAATGAGAGGCTGCCGCCGGTTTGGCGCTGCACCCGAATCACGCGAGCGAGCATCAACGTTTCGTTGCCCGCCATCCGTTCGGCGAGCGAATCGAGCGCATCGGGCATAGAGACGCCGACGCGGGTCTGGGTAACGACGCGGCGGAATTCGAGGCGTGCCGGGTCCGTCATCTCCTCGATGATGTGCGCCATCGCTTGGGGCAGGCTTAAACCGATCCGAACGCCCCCGGACATCAAGCGCAACGCCATCTCGAGTTGGTCCAGGAAGCGGGAGCGACGCTGCGCGACGCGCCTCTTTATCCAAAATGAGGCCGCGTAAAAAACCGCAGCTTCAAACAGCGGCAACGCGAGCAGCTCTGGCACGAGGCTCAGGTGCGCTACGAGAACGGTGAAGAACCAGAGCAGGGCGCCGGTGGCGAAGATCGCCGTAGCCACGACGTCTACCGGCCGGCCGATACCCGCCAGTTCTAAGAGGGATGCGGCTTTAGTGACGCGTGGATGTTCGCGCGCTATCATGCCGTTCACGACGATATAGCACGCGATCGTTCCGCCGAAGGCTAGAAACACTCCGATAAACGTGGACGTGAGCGCTGCTACCACGCGGTTGCGTCCTGGGCCATCGTCGAGAGTTGACGGATGTCGTATTCGATACCGTGCTCGTCGAAACGGGTGATTGCATACGGCTGGACGCCCGTGTATTGGAAGTCACCGCTGACCGTACCGTCGAGATCTAATCCGTGTTGGTTGAACTTGACGATATCCTGAAGCGTGACGACGTCGCCTTCCATGCCGACGACTTCGGTAATGGCGACGATCTTGCGGGACCCGTCGCGCAGGCGCGTCGTCTGGATCACCAGGTCGATCGCGCTCGCGATCTGCTCGCGAATCGCGCGGACCGGCAGATCGAATCCCGCCATCATCACCAGAATCTCAAGGCGCGATATCGAATCGCGCGGCGAGTTGGCGTGCAACGTGGTGAGCGAACCGTCGTGGCCCGTGTTCATGGCCTGAAGCATGTCGAGCGCTTCGGCGCCGCGACATTCGCCGACAACGATGCGGTCCGGACGCATGCGTAATGCGTTGCGGACGAGGTCGCGAATTTTCACCTCGCCGTAGCCTTCGATATTCGGCGGGCGCGATTCGAGACGTACGACGTGCGGTTTTCCGAGCAAGAGCTCCGCCGCATCCTCAATGGTGACGATGCGGTCGCCGTCCGGAATAAAGTTCGACATGATGTTCAGGAGCGTCGTTTTGCCGGACCCGGTGCCGCCCGAGACGAGGATGTTCATTCGGGATTCGACGCAAGCGCGCAGGAAATCGGCCATTTGTTCGGTCAGCGCGCCGAGTCGTAACAGGTCGGGAATCCCCATGCGATGCTTGCCGAAGCGCCGAATCGTGAGCACGCCGCCGTCGAGCGCTAGCGGCGCGATGATCGCATTGACGCGCGACCCGTCGGGTAGACGCGCGTCGACTAGCGGGGAGGCCTCGTCGACTCGACGCCCGAGCGGGGTGATAATACGATCGATCGTTTGGCGCAGCTGGCCTTCGCTTGAGAAACGGACGTTGGTGAGGACGAGTCTGCCCTTGCGCTCCGCGTAGACGATGCTTGGACCGTTCACCATGATCTCGGTGATCGAGTCGTCCTGTAGAAGATCCTCGAGCGGCCCTAATCCCAGCGCCTCGTCTAGGACTTCTTGACGCAGCTGCGTCGACTCCTCGGGAGTCAAGTTTTTCCGATCGGCGATGATCTCCGTAACGAGATCTTCGATGACTTTTTTCATTTCGGACTGAGAACGCGTGCTCGTTTTTAGGGAGTCGATGCGTTTGCCGAGTTCGGCGTGGATATCCGTTTTGAGAATCGCGCGCCGTTCGGCCACAACGTCGCGCCTCGGATCTTCGGCGGGCGCCTGGAGATCGAAAGGCTGGCGTTCCCCGCCGGCGCTGCGAGTCGCCTCGCCGTTCGCGGAGATGTCCGGCATGGCGTTGGCACGGCGAATCGTCCGTCGCTCGCCGAGCGAGGCATGCGTCGCGGACACGACCGAATCGGCCCGCGGTTCCTCCGGCAAGGCGAGCAAGGCGCGGCTCAGATCGTCGATGGATTTGCGATACGTCCGCTCCGACGACGGCGGAATCTGCGCGAGAACCGGAATGCCGAGGTTGCGCTCGATCTCGGCCGGCGTTACGTCCAGACGGCCCGAATGCCACTCTAATACAGCGAAAATGCGGTCTTTGGGGAAATTGAAGCGGATCATCGAATTGAGCATCGCTCGCGCGCCGGTGATCCCGAGCAGGGTCGGGGGCGTAACGAGTAAGTATCTCGTCGCGCGCATCATCAGCG from Candidatus Dormiibacterota bacterium harbors:
- a CDS encoding type II secretion system F family protein, translated to MVAALTSTFIGVFLAFGGTIACYIVVNGMIAREHPRVTKAASLLELAGIGRPVDVVATAIFATGALLWFFTVLVAHLSLVPELLALPLFEAAVFYAASFWIKRRVAQRRSRFLDQLEMALRLMSGGVRIGLSLPQAMAHIIEEMTDPARLEFRRVVTQTRVGVSMPDALDSLAERMAGNETLMLARVIRVQRQTGGSLSLILDHLAETIKERRQIQRKISALTAEGRIGALVLEALPVGVGFFVLVMEPPMGKALMSTLIGHAVLAVAVALELMAIYSLNKMLKVNV
- a CDS encoding ATPase, T2SS/T4P/T4SS family; translated protein: MSWIAVVGSKGGSGATTLTWELAKMSSGTLPSAAIDADFAGRRSLAVLAKCTDELDLARGEHPVSMLKVDGVMTIEMSESFDAALAVNAEVSEALAKTLDVGYAMVFVDATQPFAAATRPLMMRATRYLLVTPPTLLGITGARAMLNSMIRFNFPKDRIFAVLEWHSGRLDVTPAEIERNLGIPVLAQIPPSSERTYRKSIDDLSRALLALPEEPRADSVVSATHASLGERRTIRRANAMPDISANGEATRSAGGERQPFDLQAPAEDPRRDVVAERRAILKTDIHAELGKRIDSLKTSTRSQSEMKKVIEDLVTEIIADRKNLTPEESTQLRQEVLDEALGLGPLEDLLQDDSITEIMVNGPSIVYAERKGRLVLTNVRFSSEGQLRQTIDRIITPLGRRVDEASPLVDARLPDGSRVNAIIAPLALDGGVLTIRRFGKHRMGIPDLLRLGALTEQMADFLRACVESRMNILVSGGTGSGKTTLLNIMSNFIPDGDRIVTIEDAAELLLGKPHVVRLESRPPNIEGYGEVKIRDLVRNALRMRPDRIVVGECRGAEALDMLQAMNTGHDGSLTTLHANSPRDSISRLEILVMMAGFDLPVRAIREQIASAIDLVIQTTRLRDGSRKIVAITEVVGMEGDVVTLQDIVKFNQHGLDLDGTVSGDFQYTGVQPYAITRFDEHGIEYDIRQLSTMAQDATAW